In a single window of the Necator americanus strain Aroian chromosome X, whole genome shotgun sequence genome:
- a CDS encoding hypothetical protein (NECATOR_CHRX.G26564.T1) produces the protein MKMLARSFVYWPAMHSEIEKLVRTSIRSKPNYSHGRNHIRRGLKFLLISLNRWKDDIYLSWTPTPSLQYSSFKMSSISSTATIQAKKFIFATFGNAETLATDNGTQFTSSQFIHSAFPEESCTLARCRSIHRAADKQNALDTFKSRLAKLKREEPTVDALQTFLMAHRSTRCPSASDQRSPPEAFLGCRLRTELDLILPSRDLANNTRDVKKESQFNRRNGARRRSFEINDAIAKDYRGEKPIWTPSFITRGVRNTTNTFHCGSEVWARQANKLRSQTDTTPTNTFLDVFNLPYSTPRAKTMVQHRLLTGPNDRIAFDDLTSDYRWTHEELDTR, from the coding sequence ATGAAAATGCTTGCAAGAAGCTTTGTCTATTGGcctgcgatgcattcggagaTTGAAAAACTCGTTAGGACCTCGATCCGATCAAAGCCGAACTACAGTCATGGCCGAAACCACATTCGCCGTGGACTCAAGTTCTTGCTGATTTCGCTGAACCGGTGGAAGGACGATATCTACTTATCGTGGACGCCTACTCCAAGTCTCCAGTACTCCAGTTTCAAGATGTCATCGATCTCTTCAACGGCTACTATCCAAGCAAAGAAGTTCATCTTTGCCACGTTCGGAAATGCAGAGACGCTCGCAACGGACAACGGAACGCAGTTCACGTCGTCTCAGTTCATTCATTCTGCCTTTCCCGAGGAATCATGCACACTCGCACGCTGCCGTTCCATCCACAGAGCAGCGGACAAGCAGAACGCTTTGGACACCTTCAAAAGTAGACTCGCAAAGCTGAAGAGGGAGGAACCAACAGTGGATGCACTACAGACGTTTCTGATGGCACATCGCTCCACTCGCTGCCCGTCGGCATCTGACCAGCGTTCACCTCCCGAAGCCTTCTTGGGATGCCGACTTCGAACGGAACTCGATCTAATTTTACCCTCTAGAGATCTCGCAAACAATACACGAGACGTCAAAAAGGAATCTCAATTCAATCGTCGAAATGGAGCACGACGCCGTAGCTTTGAGATCAACGACGCGATTGCCAAGGATTATCGAGGAGAGAAACCTATCTGGACTCCCAGTTTCATCACACGCGGTGTTCGAAACACAACCAACACTTTTCACTGTGGAAGCGAAGTATGGGCTCGACAAGCGAACAAGTTGCGATCCCAAACCGACACAACACCGACAAACACTTTCTTGGATGTATTCAACCTACCATACTCGACTCCGCGAGCAAAGACGATGGTGCAACACCGACTGCTTACTGGTCCCAACGACCGCATCGCCTTCGACGACCTCACCTCTGACTACAGATGGACTCACGAAGAACTCGATACGAGATAA
- a CDS encoding hypothetical protein (NECATOR_CHRX.G26565.T1) produces the protein MSQRRMAVNFGSVSGLRIVDHKLDKTISLRNSSNGIGGFWKMTTLEDSEVTSTSIAAVTLSSAIDDCDETRRERAST, from the coding sequence ATGTCACAGAGGAGAATGGCAGTTAACTTTGGGTCTGTTTCTGGACTTCGTATAGTCGATCACAAGCTCGATAAAACGATCAGCTTGCGTaacagttcaaatggaatcgGTGGATTCTGGAAGATGACGACACTTGAGGACTCGGAAGTGACATCAACATCTATTGCAGCGGTCACGTTGTCATCCGCCATCGATGATTGTGACGAGACGAGACGCGAAAGAGCGTCCACTTGA
- a CDS encoding hypothetical protein (NECATOR_CHRX.G26565.T2) has translation MAVNFGSVSGLRIVDHKLDKTISLRNSSNGIGGFWKMTTLEDSEVTSTSIAAVTLSSAIDDCDETRRERAST, from the coding sequence ATGGCAGTTAACTTTGGGTCTGTTTCTGGACTTCGTATAGTCGATCACAAGCTCGATAAAACGATCAGCTTGCGTaacagttcaaatggaatcgGTGGATTCTGGAAGATGACGACACTTGAGGACTCGGAAGTGACATCAACATCTATTGCAGCGGTCACGTTGTCATCCGCCATCGATGATTGTGACGAGACGAGACGCGAAAGAGCGTCCACTTGA
- a CDS encoding hypothetical protein (NECATOR_CHRX.G26566.T1) — MSVNFALFWDSSISTENSSRISTIYVLLWTLTKKNVVYTWTPESQSFIDKIKAILNSDLLLTHFDPRSSFLLKLQIVRLGQLSHIASQMDARSHLSRKLLPDTTTEELQPD, encoded by the coding sequence ATGTCAGTCAACTTCGCTCTTTTCTGGGACTCATCAATTTCTACGGAAAATTCGTCAAggatctccacaatctacgtgCTCCTTTGGACACTTACGAAAAAGAATGTTGTCTACACATGGACACCGGAGTCTCAGTCTTTCATCGACAAGATTAAGGCAATCCTAAACTCGGATCTCCTGTTGACCCATTTTGACCCAAGATCATCGTTTCTACTGAAGCTTCAGATTGTGAGATTGGGGCAACTCTCTCACATTGCTTCACAGATGGATGCGAGAAGTCATTTATCACGCAAGCTGCTGCCTGACACAACCACAGAAGAACTACAACCAGATTGA
- a CDS encoding hypothetical protein (NECATOR_CHRX.G26567.T1) encodes MDALVTGIDRTAAYLDDIWVTGRTFGKHNARLEAAFKGIQDYGFRVRFDKCAFLQTEITYLGFVIHAQGRRPIQKRSKIRKDPEDTRSERCQSTSLFSGTHQFLRKIRQGSPQSTCSFGHLRKRMLSTHGHRSLSLSSTRLRQS; translated from the coding sequence ATGGATGCTCTTGTCACTGGAATAGATAGAACCGCCGCCTATCTCGACGACATATGGGTTACTGGCAGAACCTTCGGAAAACACAATGCTCGACTAGAAGCCGCATTCAAGGGGATTCAAGACTACGGATTCCGCGTTCGATTCGACAAGTGTGCCTTCCTGCAGACGGAGATCACCTATCTTGGATTCGTCATCCACGCACAAGGACGACGCCCGATCCAGAAAAGATCGAAGATCAGAAAAGATCCAGAAGATACCCGCTCCGAAAGATGTCAGTCAACTTCGCTCTTTTCTGGGACTCATCAATTTCTACGGAAAATTCGTCAAggatctccacaatctacgtgCTCCTTTGGACACTTACGAAAAAGAATGTTGTCTACACATGGACACCGGAGTCTCAGTCTTTCATCGACAAGATTAAGGCAATCCTAA
- a CDS encoding hypothetical protein (NECATOR_CHRX.G26568.T1), with protein sequence MDAETLCTISKAQTNAQQQIFNELIKRMERMVSASSPAVPQHPSPNSSRILYRHAYLSSCTDNNCTFEVWYYRYEDVISKDGATLDDAAKPRLVVSKLDADTYARLTNHILPETTSDVPSNDTVAALKELFRHNTSVFARHYGYFKTQRNEESLPDYTGLCC encoded by the coding sequence ATGGATGCTGAAACTCTGTGTACCATCTCGAAAGCCCAAACCAATGCACAGCAGCAAATTTTCAATGAGCTGATAAAGCGTATGGAAAGGATGGTCTCCGCTTCAAGCCCAGCCGTTCCACAGCACCCGTCGCCGAATTCGTCACGAATTCTCTATCGACACGCTTACCTGAGTTCGTGTACTGACAATAATTGTACATTCGAAGTCTGGTACTATCGCTACGAGGACGTCATCTCAAAAGACGGTGCTACTTTGGACGATGCAGCGAAACCTCGACTAGTCGTCTCCAAACTCGACGCCGATACATACGCCCGTTTGACGAACCACATTCTTCCTGAAACAACAAGCGATGTTCCCTCAAATGACACCGTAGCTGCTCTGAAGGAATTGTTCAGGCATAATACGTCAGTGTTCGCGAGACACTACGGCTACTTCAAGACACAGCGAAACGAGGAAAGTCTCCCCGACTACACCGGACTATGCTGCTGA
- a CDS encoding hypothetical protein (NECATOR_CHRX.G26568.T3) — translation MERLVKRHREWVTYRDNRGRTAAMHAAIADNVRNLQFLMRKGLSLWDTDNGGATPLHWATQCGSTKVVRYILQNGKSPHGLAPFLVADKDGVTPIHIAACGNGKILQMFIDAVSAADDVFGLAQDKRGRGPLHYAASKASVESVRLILDSPTLGLPVDARDSCGLTPLMCAVGIPFAQGVDVCRLLARRKEMSISARNRDGLSAIHLAAIANNLPVLKLFAEEMGKNVEVFDNENRTPLHYAAEQGHYEIVQLLLACGARSTTIDKWDASPAHYAAQFSVSCLDLILAKNNYVEIKDRENRSCLMWAVCAGNVEVIEYLVRKTSPDRQARDNHGFTALHLAAMVGNENICKVLVRQGWNLSERDKLDNTPLHLAAGRGHTDVVRFLVTAGANMNEKDAMDRTPVYWACFGGQAHTLYCMIKELGFEWRTVDKHRRVPITDALGQTPLHAAAFAGFTACINVLLNIEAEDDCLISPLSGWKDKHGETALHVACSRGKMDCVLALLKGGAAPNAVNDARKTCLQCAIDNKHSNIAEYLRSQGALLFAELSETAARVIQGYSSSAVTTFTTTGDQRTTTRTVEDDSFCYKDSNPGTAGQAVIPVDLPAVTSVIDRALSSGSKMDAETLCTISKAQTNAQQQIFNELIKRMERMVSASSPAVPQHPSPNSSRILYRHAYLSSCTDNNCTFEVWYYRYEDVISKDGATLDDAAKPRLVVSKLDADTYARLTNHILPETTSDVPSNDTVAALKELFRHNTSVFARHYGYFKTQRNEESLPDYTGLCC, via the exons ATGGAACGACTAGTGAAACGACACAGGGAATGGGTAACATATCGAGACAATCGGGGCAGGACTGCTGCGATGCACGCGGCGATCGCCGATAACGTCCGCAATCTTCAGTTTCTGATGAG GAAAGGTCTCTCACTCTGGGACACAGACAATGGGGGCGCAACCCCTCTTCACTGGGCCACACAGTGCGGATCAACAAAG GTGGTGCGCTATATTcttcaaaatggaaaatcacCTCATGGTTTGGCACCCTTTCTAGTAGCCGATAAAGATGGAGTCACACCGATCCATATAGCAGCATGTGGAAATGGCAAGATCCTGCAG ATGTTCATCGACGCTGTGAGCGCAGCGGACGACGTGTTCGGCTTGGCACAGGACAAGAGAGGTCGTGGCCCACTTCATTACGCTGCATCAAAAGCAAGTGTGGAAAGTGTGAGGTTGATACTAG ATTCGCCAACGCTTGGGCTCCCAGTCGACGCGAGGGACTCCTGTGGGCTGACTCCGTTGATGTGTGCTGTTGGGATTCCATTCGCCCAAG GGGTTGATGTATGTCGATTGCTCGCACGTCGCAAAGAGATGTCCATCTCAGCCAGAAATCGAGATGGACTATCAGCGATTCATCTGGCTGCCATCGCTAATAATCTTCCAGTACTTAAGCTTTTTGCAGAAGAGATGGGCAAAAATGTTGAG GTGTTTGACAACGAAAATCGCACTCCACTTCACTATGCAGCTGAGCAAGGTCACTACGAAATTGTGCAATTGTTGCTAGCGTGTGGAGCCAGAAGCACGACAAT CGACAAATGGGATGCCAGCCCAGCTCACTACGCTGCACAGTTTAGTGTTAGCTGTCTCGACTTGATTTTAGCTAAAAATAATTATGTG gAGATAAAAGACCGAGAGAACCGATCGTGCCTTATGTGGGCAGTGTGCGCTGGAAACGTCGAAGTAATCGAATATCTCGTCAGAAAAACGTCTCCAGATCGTCAGGCCCGA GACAACCACGGGTTCACTGCGCTACATCTTGCCGCTATGGTTGGGAACGAGAATATCTGCAAAGTCTTGGTTAGGCAGGGCTGGAATCTTTCT GAACGTGACAAACTAGACAACACACCTCTGCACCTGGCAGCTGGACGCGGACATACCGATGTAGTTCGCTTCCTAGTTACCGCAGGAGCAAATATGAACGAAAAAGACGCCATGGATAG AACACCTGTTTACTGGGCATGCTTTGGAGGACAGGCGCACACATTGTACTGCATGATAAAAGAGTTAGGATTCGAGTGGAGGACAGTTGACAA GCATCGTCGTGTTCCTATCACCGACGCTCTCGGGCAGACTCCACTACATGCGGCTGCATTTGCTGGTTTCACAGCATGCATCAATGTACTGCTGAAT ATAGAAGCAGAAGACGACTGTCTCATCTCCCCACTAAGCGGTTGGAAAGACAAACATG GTGAAACGGCGCTGCACGTGGCATGCTCACGAGGCAAAATGGACTGTGTGCTCGCCCTTTTGAAGGGAGGTGCTGCTCCGAACGCTGTGAACGACGCGAGGAAAACGTGCTTACAGTGTGCTATCGATAATAAACACAGCAAT ATTGCTGAATACCTGCGTTCTCAAGGTGCTCTTCTTTTCGCAGAATTGAGCGAAACTGCAGCCCGAGTCATCCAAGG CTACTCGTCTTCTGCTGTAACGACATTTACAACAACTGGCGATCAGCGAACTACAACGCGAACGGTTGAAGATGACAGCTTCTGCTACAAGGACTCCAACCCTGGAACTGCTGGTCAA GCAGTGATCCCGGTCGATCTGCCTGCTGTTACTTCTGTCATAGACCGTGCACTGAGCAGCGGCTCCAAAATGGATGCTGAAACTCTGTGTACCATCTCGAAAGCCCAAACCAATGCACAGCAGCAAATTTTCAATGAGCTGATAAAGCGTATGGAAAGGATGGTCTCCGCTTCAAGCCCAGCCGTTCCACAGCACCCGTCGCCGAATTCGTCACGAATTCTCTATCGACACGCTTACCTGAGTTCGTGTACTGACAATAATTGTACATTCGAAGTCTGGTACTATCGCTACGAGGACGTCATCTCAAAAGACGGTGCTACTTTGGACGATGCAGCGAAACCTCGACTAGTCGTCTCCAAACTCGACGCCGATACATACGCCCGTTTGACGAACCACATTCTTCCTGAAACAACAAGCGATGTTCCCTCAAATGACACCGTAGCTGCTCTGAAGGAATTGTTCAGGCATAATACGTCAGTGTTCGCGAGACACTACGGCTACTTCAAGACACAGCGAAACGAGGAAAGTCTCCCCGACTACACCGGACTATGCTGCTGA
- a CDS encoding hypothetical protein (NECATOR_CHRX.G26568.T2): MERLVKRHREWVTYRDNRGRTAAMHAAIADNVRNLQFLMRKGLSLWDTDNGGATPLHWATQCGSTKVVRYILQNGKSPHGLAPFLVADKDGVTPIHIAACGNGKILQMFIDAVSAADDVFGLAQDKRGRGPLHYAASKASVESVRLILDSPTLGLPVDARDSCGLTPLMCAVGIPFAQGVDVCRLLARRKEMSISARNRDGLSAIHLAAIANNLPVLKLFAEEMGKNVEVFDNENRTPLHYAAEQGHYEIVQLLLACGARSTTIDKWDASPAHYAAQFSVSCLDLILAKNNYVEIKDRENRSCLMWAVCAGNVEVIEYLVRKTSPDRQARDNHGFTALHLAAMVGNENICKVLVRQGWNLSERDKLDNTPLHLAAGRGHTDVVRFLVTAGANMNEKDAMDRTPVYWACFGGQAHTLYCMIKELGFEWRTVDKHRRVPITDALGQTPLHAAAFAGFTACINVLLNIEAEDDCLISPLSGWKDKHGETALHVACSRGKMDCVLALLKGGAAPNAVNDARKTCLQCAIDNKHSNIAEYLRSQGALLFAELSETAARVIQGWWRAILLRKRIRTMRI, translated from the exons ATGGAACGACTAGTGAAACGACACAGGGAATGGGTAACATATCGAGACAATCGGGGCAGGACTGCTGCGATGCACGCGGCGATCGCCGATAACGTCCGCAATCTTCAGTTTCTGATGAG GAAAGGTCTCTCACTCTGGGACACAGACAATGGGGGCGCAACCCCTCTTCACTGGGCCACACAGTGCGGATCAACAAAG GTGGTGCGCTATATTcttcaaaatggaaaatcacCTCATGGTTTGGCACCCTTTCTAGTAGCCGATAAAGATGGAGTCACACCGATCCATATAGCAGCATGTGGAAATGGCAAGATCCTGCAG ATGTTCATCGACGCTGTGAGCGCAGCGGACGACGTGTTCGGCTTGGCACAGGACAAGAGAGGTCGTGGCCCACTTCATTACGCTGCATCAAAAGCAAGTGTGGAAAGTGTGAGGTTGATACTAG ATTCGCCAACGCTTGGGCTCCCAGTCGACGCGAGGGACTCCTGTGGGCTGACTCCGTTGATGTGTGCTGTTGGGATTCCATTCGCCCAAG GGGTTGATGTATGTCGATTGCTCGCACGTCGCAAAGAGATGTCCATCTCAGCCAGAAATCGAGATGGACTATCAGCGATTCATCTGGCTGCCATCGCTAATAATCTTCCAGTACTTAAGCTTTTTGCAGAAGAGATGGGCAAAAATGTTGAG GTGTTTGACAACGAAAATCGCACTCCACTTCACTATGCAGCTGAGCAAGGTCACTACGAAATTGTGCAATTGTTGCTAGCGTGTGGAGCCAGAAGCACGACAAT CGACAAATGGGATGCCAGCCCAGCTCACTACGCTGCACAGTTTAGTGTTAGCTGTCTCGACTTGATTTTAGCTAAAAATAATTATGTG gAGATAAAAGACCGAGAGAACCGATCGTGCCTTATGTGGGCAGTGTGCGCTGGAAACGTCGAAGTAATCGAATATCTCGTCAGAAAAACGTCTCCAGATCGTCAGGCCCGA GACAACCACGGGTTCACTGCGCTACATCTTGCCGCTATGGTTGGGAACGAGAATATCTGCAAAGTCTTGGTTAGGCAGGGCTGGAATCTTTCT GAACGTGACAAACTAGACAACACACCTCTGCACCTGGCAGCTGGACGCGGACATACCGATGTAGTTCGCTTCCTAGTTACCGCAGGAGCAAATATGAACGAAAAAGACGCCATGGATAG AACACCTGTTTACTGGGCATGCTTTGGAGGACAGGCGCACACATTGTACTGCATGATAAAAGAGTTAGGATTCGAGTGGAGGACAGTTGACAA GCATCGTCGTGTTCCTATCACCGACGCTCTCGGGCAGACTCCACTACATGCGGCTGCATTTGCTGGTTTCACAGCATGCATCAATGTACTGCTGAAT ATAGAAGCAGAAGACGACTGTCTCATCTCCCCACTAAGCGGTTGGAAAGACAAACATG GTGAAACGGCGCTGCACGTGGCATGCTCACGAGGCAAAATGGACTGTGTGCTCGCCCTTTTGAAGGGAGGTGCTGCTCCGAACGCTGTGAACGACGCGAGGAAAACGTGCTTACAGTGTGCTATCGATAATAAACACAGCAAT ATTGCTGAATACCTGCGTTCTCAAGGTGCTCTTCTTTTCGCAGAATTGAGCGAAACTGCAGCCCGAGTCATCCAAGGGTGGTGGAGAGCGATATTGTTGCGAAAGCGGATACGCACAATGAGAATATAA
- a CDS encoding hypothetical protein (NECATOR_CHRX.G26569.T2), translating to MMIETFIGMARYLSPRHDDDWSDRLHYLMTPNILLAFSVLISFKQFGGRPIECMFPNKFPGSWEQYAENYCWSQDTYFVEPKQHVELLKPDQRYTPERELSYYQWVPFFLLLQAAFFRAPSFLWKSFSNHSGIRMHEVVEKAKDSANVEEEVRQKNICILARHLQNALRFHRRMEKRRVVVHKTVTCLNYQYSSGFVSAVYLFTKALYLVNVVLQLWLMNYFLGTNKHQWYGLGVIKDIVNGVEWETSGYFPRSAICDFEVRQIANIQKYSVQCVLVINIFNEKIFVILWFWYLLLFVSAAFTFVTWFFVLLFPCFSRWFIEQHLELSSLDSFDSESMKTSANVRKFVYDYLHRDGVFVLRMVSAHAGIIFGTDLIVELWRTFYGIEKRATTPLTPNGDDPLQTELKTVTSVRNRKKQNLLSMLEGGDITTTLMPLTPEDEEKQSASSDEDRKP from the exons ATGATGATCGAGACGTTCATCGGAATGGCGCGGTACTTGTCACCGCGACATGACGATGACTGGAGCGACCGGCTTCATTATCTGATGACACCGAACATTTTGCTGGCATTCTCAGTGCTGATTTCATTCAAACAATTTGGTGGCAGACCCATCGAGTGCATGTTTCCTAACAAATTTCCTGGCAGTTGGGAGCAG TATGCTGAAAACTACTGTTGGTCGCAAGACACCTACTTCGTCGAGCCAAAGCAGCACGTCGAACTCTTGAAACCGGATCAGCG GTACACTCCCGAACGCGAGCTATCTTATTACCAATGGGTACCGTTCTTCTTGCTGCTTCAAGCAGCTTTCTTCCGTGCACCaagttttttgtggaaatctttttcaaatcaCTCAG GCATCAGGATGCACGAGGTTGTAGAGAAAGCAAAGGATTCGGCTAATGTTGAGGAGGAGGTGCGTCAGAAGAACATTTGTATACTAGCACGTCATCTCCAAAATGCACTTCGTTTTCATCGGCGAATGGAGAAGAGGCGG GTAGTTGTGCATAAGACGGTGACATGTCTCAACTATCAGTATTCGTCGGGATTCGTATCAGCCGTCTACCTATTCACGAAAGCGCTCTATCTCGTCAACGTGGTGCTGCAACTGTGGTTGATGAACTA ttttctcgGCACCAATAAACACCAATGGTACGGTCTTGGTGTCATAAAAGACATAGTGAATGGTGTTGAATGGGAGACTAGCGGCTATTTTCCGCGTTCTGCAATTTGTGATTTTGAG GTACGACAAATagcaaatattcaaaaatattcggTTCAATGTGTGCTCgtcataaatattttcaacGAGAAGATCTTTGTTATCCTATGGTTCTG GTATCTGCTGTTGTTCGTCTCCGCTGCATTCACCTTTGTTACGTGGTTCTTTGTTCTCCTCTTCCCCTGCTTCTCCAGATGGTTTATCGAACAGCATCTGGAACTTAGTAGCCTCGATAGTTTCGACTCAGAGTCGATGA AAACTTCCGCCAATGTACGGAAATTTGTTTACGACTACCTCCATCGCGACGGTGTGTTCGTGTTGAGGATGGTCTCCGCTCATGCAGGTATCATCTTTGGGACCGATCTCATTGTGGAGTTATGGAGGACATTCTACGGGATCGAAAAGAGG GCCACGACACCTCTGACACCAAATGGTGACGATCCATTGCAAACGGAATTGAAAACCGTGACCTCCGTGCGTAACAGAAAGAAGCAGAATCTTTTGTCGATGTTAGAAGGCGGCGATATAACGACGACACTCATGCCTTTAACTCCAGAGGATGAGGAGAAGCAGAGTGCGAGTTCGGATGAGGATCGCAAGCCGTAG